AAAGTCTATCCTAAAATCCTTTACGGCGGAAAACTTCTGAAGCCGGAAGATGCAGAATAAAAATAGCTGATTTTGCTGACATTAAAGGCAAAAATCATTATAATTCTAAAACTTTTACGGAATTTAAGAAAAACTATAATTTTAAGAGGACAACCGTGTTTTTAAAAAGTCTGGAAATATTCGGGTTCAAGTCTTTTGCAGACAGGACAAAAATCAACTTCCCTGACGGTATTACTGCGTTACTGGGACCGAATGGATGTGGAAAAAGTAATGTAGTTGACGCAATTAAATGGGTTCTTGCAGAAAATAAATCAAAAAATCTCCGTGCCGACTCAATGAACAGCGTAATATTCAACGGAACAGAAACAAGGCCGGCTCTTAACATGGCAGAAGTTACTCTTACAATTGCAAATGAAAACGGACTTCTGCCCCTTGCTGATGAAGAAATTGCAATAAAAAGACGAATTTACAGAACAAAAAAAGATGATTCAGTAGAAAATCACTATTTCATAAACGGAAACGAAGTAAGTGCAACTGCAATCAGAAAACTTTTTCTTGATACAGGCGTCGGAAAAGCTGCTTACTCAGTAATGGAACAGGGAAAAATCGACCAGATTCTTTCAAGCAAACCGGAAGACAGGCGTTACCTTTTTGAGGAAGCTGCGGGAATCTCCAGAAGCAAGGCCCAGATTCAGGAAGCAGAGAGGGATCTGGAAAAAACAAGAGCAAACCTTGCACAGATTGACCATGCACTGGCAGAAACAAAAAGAAGTTATGAAACTCTTAAAGTTCAGTCGGAAAAAACTTCCAGATACAGGAAACTTCAGGACGAAAAATTCAACTATGAACTTGATATACAGCTCCTTAAACTCAAAGACTTTACGGTAAATAAATCCCGTCACGAAGAAGAAAGAAAGGAAGCAGAAAAAAAACGCAATGAAGCAGCAAAAGAAATAGAAGAAATTTTCCGTTCCATCAATGAAAATAATGATAAGCTTGAACAGCTTCAGGACATTCAGAACAAAAAACAGATGGAGCAGATAAAAATTGCCAGAGATCAGAGCGGCCTCAATACACTTGTTTCAAAGTATAGAAATGACGAGCGAGATATAGGCATTACAATTTCTCAGATTGAAAGCAAAATTAAAAACAATCAGATGAGGATTGACGATTTCAATGATGAAATTGATTATCATAATTCTGATCTTCACGCAAAAGACAAGCAGCTTGCAGATATAAGCAAGAATATCGATAGTTTTGTTTCCAACATAAATCTTTCATCAAGCCAGATTGATGAGAACACAAAAATAATAGGAACAAATTCTGGAAAAATTCATAATCTCGACAACGAACGTGCCCTGCTTCAGAAAGATCTTGAAGCCATCACCGAAGATATCGTTACAAAACTTGATGCAAAACTCAGGGACGCAGGCTACTCTTCCGCATCAAATAAAAAAGCAAAGGAAGAACTTACGATTCTTCTTGAAAAAATTAAGATTTTTGCAACAGGACGTTCAAACATTTTCAATGATTTTGCTTCCCTGCCCCATCATACAGAAAAAGACTCTCTTAAGATTGTCACAGATGCCGTAGCAGCATTCAAAGACCTGCTTACAATGTTTGATGAACTTTCTGCATCCATTGAAAACTACACAAAGACTACACCTCAGTTTATCGATGAATTCTTAAGTCCGGAAGGTATAATCACAAAGAAAAGAAGCATCGACCAGCTTATTCAGGAAAACCTTGCAAAAATAGATTCCATAAAGAAGGAAAGCGAGGAACTTACTAAAGTTAATGCTGAGCTTAATAAAAAAATCTCGGAATATAGGGAAACCCTTAGCGACCTGCGTACGAATCAGGCAACCATCAATCAGCTTGTAGTATCAATAAAACAGCAGATCAGCCAGACAAACCGCTACCTTGTTCAGGAAAAAGCAACCATGCAGGAAAATGAAACTTCCCTTATGCATGAACAGAAAAAGAAGGAAGAACTTTCGGAACAGATAGAAGATCTTGAAAGCCAGATTGCCGAACTTCAGTACAAGGGTGAGCAGCTCACAAAGGAACTTTCTGACCTTGATAAGCAGATTGCTGAATGCAATTCAAAGGTAAACGGAAAGGACGACATAATCCGCAAAAAGCAGGAAGAGCAGAAAAAATACCAGGCCCGTCTTGAGGAACTTACTGTAAGATTAGCTCAAAGTGATACGGAAATCCGTAATGTAAAGCAGAACTTTCAGGACGTACATTCCAGAAACCTCATGGAATTTGAAGAAAGAATGTATACGATTACAGCTTCTTCAGTTCAGCTAAAGGAAAAACTTGCCCAGACAAAACAGAAAATTCAGGATCTCGGACAGGTAAACCTCATGGCTGTAGAACAGTTTGCGGAAGAAAAAGAGCGTTATGAAAGGCAGCAGGCAAACTATGATGATACACAGAAAACACTGGAAGACCTTATTCGCGTAAGTGAAGAAATCTGTACTAAATCCAGTGAAATGTTTCTGGATACTTACAACAAAATCCGCAGAAACTTTCATAATATGTTCAGACGGCTTTTTAACGGAGGAAGAGCAGAACTCAGGCTCAGTGATCCGACGAACGTTCTTACATCCGGAATCGATATATATGCACAGCCGCCTGGAAAAAAACTTGAAAACATCAGTCTTCTTTCCGGAGGTGAAAAGACAATGACCGCAGTTGCACTTCTGTTTGCAACCTATCAGGTCAGACCAAGTCCATTCTGTCTTCTGGACGAAATTGATGCGGCCCTCGATGACAGAAACGTTTCCAGTTTCGTAAATACATTGAGGACCTTTGCAAACGTAAGCCAGTATATTGTCATTACTCATAACAGAAAAACTGTAGTTGCAGCTTCAAGCATGATCGGTGTAAGCATGGCAGAAAGCGGCATTACAAAGGTTGTTCAGATTCCTCTTGATGAAGACATGATTAACGGAAGGGCTAAATTTGATGAGGCGGACAACTTCGTAGAAGAAGATGTTGAGCCGGAACAGGGAATCGTCATTCCGCCAAGACCACCAAGACGTGAACATAATCCGGACGGAACACTCAAAATAAAGAAAGAAGAAAAAGAGCCGGAACATTCTGACTGCAGCACAGATACAGAAGAAGAAGGTTCAGTTTCTGAAAAGGAGAACGACAAGTCCTAAAAAGACTGCACTATGGAAGTACTGGATAATTTACGCCGGCGTTTCGGTGATTTTATAAGGAACAATTCAAAGCTTACCCTCACGATTATTTTTACGCTAACAGCGTTTGTGGCAGTAGCTCTTGTAATTGTTCTTTATGAAACAGCACATCTTCCAAAACCTCTGAAAAAATCTGATATAAAACAGCAGAATGACTTTATTCAGACCGATTCGTTTTTTGTTCCTGATGAAAAACCTGTTATTGAAGATTATTATTTTTCCAGGGATGAAAAAGAAAAGTGGACGGAAGAAGAAACCGACAAATGGTTCACAGTTCCTGACAGCAGGTGGGTCGAGTCTTTGAGTGAAGCAAACCGACAGAAAGTAAATAAAATTCTAGGAGCCGCACCATGAAAAAATTCACTTTCACAAAAATTGCACTATTAATATTTTTTTCTGCATCAATGATTTCCTGTGCCGGAGATCCTGAACCACAGCCGGAACCTGTACAGGAACTTCAAGATGACGCTGAGGCTGAAAACCTTCAGGTAGATTTTACCGCACCAATAGAAGAACCTGCAATCTTTGAATCTGAAACAGAATCTGCCGTAGAAAGTTCAAATCTTGAACCTATCGACGACGAAGAAGGTTTTTACATGAGTGATAAAACCGTCCTCGAAAACACTGATTCTTCAGAAGACACCGGGGCGGCAGAAGAAGCTTCAGAAGGCAGTACTACATACGAACCTGGAGAAACCTACTATAAAAAATATTTTCCAAAAGAAAATGATGAAAATTATTCAAATCCATATCTGGAGGCAGATCCTTTTGAAGGAGAAGATTTCTCTACAGATCAGGACTCTTCTGCACCTCTAACAGACAACACTGAAGAAGACAATGATACTTCAGAGGAAAATGCAACGGACGATGACGGTTTTCCTGAAGAAAAACAGGATGAAACTGAATATACGGAAACAGAAAGCCGGGAAGAAACACTGGAAAATCAGGAAGAAAATAATACTTCTGATACAGAAACCGCAGAAACAGAATCAGAAGATGAAGAAGAAATCAGTATACCCGTACCGTCAAGAAGCGTAACGATAAAAAAGAATCAGTATCTTGAAATCAAATATCCGGGTTCAGGATGGGTTTATCTTGGAGAAACAGATGACACGTCAATGATGCGTTATTTCGGAAGAAAAAGAAATTCCGGAAACACTTCCTTTACCCTCAGGGCTCGAGATGAAGGTACAACCCTGCTTCACTTTTACAAAAATGATGCACTTACAGACGAATTCATAGATGATTATCTTGAAGTCACAGTTTCAGGAACAGACAATAAAGAAAGCCGGGTTACAGCACCTGATTATGAAACTGCCGTACCCCCGGCTCCAAAAAACAGAAAGCATAACAGTCACAATACAGTTCCTGAATACCCTGAAATTTCCGAAACTGTAGAATCATCTTCAATCGACATAACACCATACGGTCCCGATGAAACAGGAAACAAAACTGAAAACACAAAAACAGCTTCTGACACTTCTGTGCGGAACGAAAGAAAAAACGACAGCAATATTGCAACAGTAATACAAAATACAGATTCAACAGATTCAGCCGTTTCTACAAAAAAAAGTTCAAGAACTGAGACTTCTGAAAAACCAGACAGCACTTCCGCTGAGAGTAAAAATGAAACCATAACTGATGGACTGTCAGCAGATGAACTGCTTGAAAAAGCTCAGGCTGCTTTTGATAACGGTGAATACGAAAAAACATTAAATTACCTTGATGCTTTTTTTGACAAGTCAACAGAAAAAATTGACAGCGGTCTGTTTCTTCAGGCCCAGACATATGAATCAAACTCCTCCGTAAGAAACTTAAAAAACGCACTTGAAACCTATGAAACAATAGTACGGGACTATCCGCAAAGCATAAACTGGACAAAAGCCTACGAAAGGATGACTTACCTCAAGAGATTTTATTTTAACATCAGATAAAAAATTAAAAATTATATGGAGAAATAAACATGAAAAAAAACTATTTCATTTATGTAACTATTATTACAGCGGCATTCCTGCTCTCCTCCTGCACGGTAAAACAGGAAGCAGCAAAACCTCTCCGCACTATAACAGTTTCCGGACAGGGCAGTATTTTTGTTGAAAACGATACGGCAAAAATCATATTTTCAATCGTTACCCGCAACTACGACATAAACAAAGCAGTCAGTGATAATGCAGCAAAAAGTACACAGGTGAATGAAGCCCTTTCAAAAGCAGGATTATTAAAAAGTGACATTGCAACTTCAAACTATTCAGTTCAGCAGGATGCAAATCCATCTCCCACAAGAGTTAACTACGGAGCCTATACAGTAAGCAACAGCATTATTGTTACCGTACGGGATATTTCAAGAACAGGGGAAATCATCGATCTCTGCGTAAAAAATGGTGCAAACCAGTTTTCTTCCCTGGGATTCTATGCATCACAGACTGAAAAGGCAAAAAAAGAAGCTGAAGTTCTTGCCATTAAAAATGCAGAATCAAAAGCAAAATCTCTTGCAGCTGCAAGTGCTGCAAAACTTGGAAAAGTACAGACAATCAAAACTGAATACATTTATTCAGAATACTCAGCTGCTCAGGCTGACATGAAAACAGCAGAATCCTATACAACAAGCGTAACACCCGGAAAATCTGCAACTCACGCAGAGGTCACAGTAACTTACGAACTTGAGTAGAAAGTGTAATTTCACTATAGTAGATAAGATTCAGAACAAAACATTAATTAGACAAGGAAACGATAATGTTAGATTACAAATTCATTAAAGACAACCTTGAGGCTGTAAAAAAGAATATTTCAGACAGGAACATGTCTGCAGACGCAGATATTGTTGTAAAACTTTATGATGAACGCACTGCCCTCACTACAGAACTTCAGTCCCTTCAGCAGAAACGAAACGCAAATGCTGCTTCCATGAAACAGAAGCTCGATGCAGATACAAGGGCAAAATATGTAGAAGAAGGAAAAGCCCTTAAAGACAAAATCAGCGAAATTGAAGCTAAGCTTAACAAAACTGAAGAAGAACTTGATGAAGCTGCAAGGCAGATTCCGAACATGGCACATCCTGATGTTCCGGTAGGAAAAGTCGATACTGAAAACCTTGAAGTAAAAAAGGTAGGAACTCCTAGAAAATTTGATTTCCAGCCTAAAGATCATGTTACTTTAGGTGAAGAACTTGACATAATTGACTTTGACAGAGGAACAAAAGTTTCTGGTCCTAAATTTTATTACCTTAAAAACGAGGCTGTTTTCCTTGAACAGGCTCTGATTATGTACGCACTTAACATTCTCCGCAAACACGGTTTTACAACATTCATTACACCTGATGTTGCAAAAGAAGAAATACTTAAAGGTATAGGATTTAATCCTAGAGGAAACGAAAGCAACGTATATTCCATTGAAGAGGAAGGAACCTGTCTCGTTGCTACTGCAGAAATTACATTAGGAGGCTTCCATTCAGGAGAAATTCTCGATAAGAATGCCCTTCCGCTTATGTACTGCGGTCTTTCTCACTGTTTCCGCCGTGAAGCCGGTGCTGCAGGACATTTCTCAAAAGGACTTTACAGAGTACATCAGTTCGACAAAGTAGAAATGTTCGTATACGCACTTCCTGAACAGAGCGATGCACTTCATGAAAAACTTCGTCTCATTGAGGAAGAAATCTTTACAGGACTTGGTCTTCCGTTCCGTGTAGTTGATACCTGCACAGGTGATCTTGGAGCACCAGCATACAGAAAATGGGATCTTGAAGCATGGATGCCTGGCCGTTCAGATGCAGAACATCCTGACGGAGATTATGGAGAAGTAACATCCACATCAAACTGTACTGACTATCAGGCCCGCCGCCTTAACGTTAAATACCATGATGATGACGGAAAAAACAAGTACGTTCATATGCTTAACGGAACGGCAATTGCAGTCGGAAGAGCAATGCTTGCCATTATCGAAAACTATCAGAATGAAGATGGTTCTGTTACTATTCCGGAAGCGCTTGTTCCTTTCTGCGGATTTGACAAAATCGGTCCAAAGACAAATGTAGTATCACCAGTTTATAAAACAAAAAAATAAAAAGGAGATTTCCAGTGAAGGAATATAACTATCAAAAGGGCATTTTCCTTATTCTTCTGCTGCTGACATTTATATTCCTTCTGGAAGTACTCAAAGTAACGGCTTCATTTTCAATGCCTGTGTGCATTGCGGTAATGATTTCCTTTGTTTTCTTTCCGCTGATAAAAAAACTTAACGAAAAATTCAAAATACCATGGGCAGTAAGTGTAATTGCAATCATGCTGGTTATGTTCATTACCCTCTTTCTTTTAGGAAATATTCTGGTTACAAGTTTCAAAAATATCGGCAACACCTTTCCAAAATACGAAGAACGATTTCTAAAGCTTTATAAAACGACAGCACATATCTTTAATTTTAAGATTGATGAAGATCATTCAGTATTCATTAATCTATGGAATTCACTTAATCTCCGTTCATACGTACAGACAGCTGCAATATCAGTAAGCAACTATATAATA
Above is a window of Treponema rectale DNA encoding:
- a CDS encoding chromosome segregation SMC family protein: MFLKSLEIFGFKSFADRTKINFPDGITALLGPNGCGKSNVVDAIKWVLAENKSKNLRADSMNSVIFNGTETRPALNMAEVTLTIANENGLLPLADEEIAIKRRIYRTKKDDSVENHYFINGNEVSATAIRKLFLDTGVGKAAYSVMEQGKIDQILSSKPEDRRYLFEEAAGISRSKAQIQEAERDLEKTRANLAQIDHALAETKRSYETLKVQSEKTSRYRKLQDEKFNYELDIQLLKLKDFTVNKSRHEEERKEAEKKRNEAAKEIEEIFRSINENNDKLEQLQDIQNKKQMEQIKIARDQSGLNTLVSKYRNDERDIGITISQIESKIKNNQMRIDDFNDEIDYHNSDLHAKDKQLADISKNIDSFVSNINLSSSQIDENTKIIGTNSGKIHNLDNERALLQKDLEAITEDIVTKLDAKLRDAGYSSASNKKAKEELTILLEKIKIFATGRSNIFNDFASLPHHTEKDSLKIVTDAVAAFKDLLTMFDELSASIENYTKTTPQFIDEFLSPEGIITKKRSIDQLIQENLAKIDSIKKESEELTKVNAELNKKISEYRETLSDLRTNQATINQLVVSIKQQISQTNRYLVQEKATMQENETSLMHEQKKKEELSEQIEDLESQIAELQYKGEQLTKELSDLDKQIAECNSKVNGKDDIIRKKQEEQKKYQARLEELTVRLAQSDTEIRNVKQNFQDVHSRNLMEFEERMYTITASSVQLKEKLAQTKQKIQDLGQVNLMAVEQFAEEKERYERQQANYDDTQKTLEDLIRVSEEICTKSSEMFLDTYNKIRRNFHNMFRRLFNGGRAELRLSDPTNVLTSGIDIYAQPPGKKLENISLLSGGEKTMTAVALLFATYQVRPSPFCLLDEIDAALDDRNVSSFVNTLRTFANVSQYIVITHNRKTVVAASSMIGVSMAESGITKVVQIPLDEDMINGRAKFDEADNFVEEDVEPEQGIVIPPRPPRREHNPDGTLKIKKEEKEPEHSDCSTDTEEEGSVSEKENDKS
- a CDS encoding SIMPL domain-containing protein, producing the protein MKKNYFIYVTIITAAFLLSSCTVKQEAAKPLRTITVSGQGSIFVENDTAKIIFSIVTRNYDINKAVSDNAAKSTQVNEALSKAGLLKSDIATSNYSVQQDANPSPTRVNYGAYTVSNSIIVTVRDISRTGEIIDLCVKNGANQFSSLGFYASQTEKAKKEAEVLAIKNAESKAKSLAAASAAKLGKVQTIKTEYIYSEYSAAQADMKTAESYTTSVTPGKSATHAEVTVTYELE
- a CDS encoding tetratricopeptide repeat protein, with product MKKFTFTKIALLIFFSASMISCAGDPEPQPEPVQELQDDAEAENLQVDFTAPIEEPAIFESETESAVESSNLEPIDDEEGFYMSDKTVLENTDSSEDTGAAEEASEGSTTYEPGETYYKKYFPKENDENYSNPYLEADPFEGEDFSTDQDSSAPLTDNTEEDNDTSEENATDDDGFPEEKQDETEYTETESREETLENQEENNTSDTETAETESEDEEEISIPVPSRSVTIKKNQYLEIKYPGSGWVYLGETDDTSMMRYFGRKRNSGNTSFTLRARDEGTTLLHFYKNDALTDEFIDDYLEVTVSGTDNKESRVTAPDYETAVPPAPKNRKHNSHNTVPEYPEISETVESSSIDITPYGPDETGNKTENTKTASDTSVRNERKNDSNIATVIQNTDSTDSAVSTKKSSRTETSEKPDSTSAESKNETITDGLSADELLEKAQAAFDNGEYEKTLNYLDAFFDKSTEKIDSGLFLQAQTYESNSSVRNLKNALETYETIVRDYPQSINWTKAYERMTYLKRFYFNIR
- the serS gene encoding serine--tRNA ligase, encoding MLDYKFIKDNLEAVKKNISDRNMSADADIVVKLYDERTALTTELQSLQQKRNANAASMKQKLDADTRAKYVEEGKALKDKISEIEAKLNKTEEELDEAARQIPNMAHPDVPVGKVDTENLEVKKVGTPRKFDFQPKDHVTLGEELDIIDFDRGTKVSGPKFYYLKNEAVFLEQALIMYALNILRKHGFTTFITPDVAKEEILKGIGFNPRGNESNVYSIEEEGTCLVATAEITLGGFHSGEILDKNALPLMYCGLSHCFRREAGAAGHFSKGLYRVHQFDKVEMFVYALPEQSDALHEKLRLIEEEIFTGLGLPFRVVDTCTGDLGAPAYRKWDLEAWMPGRSDAEHPDGDYGEVTSTSNCTDYQARRLNVKYHDDDGKNKYVHMLNGTAIAVGRAMLAIIENYQNEDGSVTIPEALVPFCGFDKIGPKTNVVSPVYKTKK